A single Solidesulfovibrio sp. DNA region contains:
- a CDS encoding sugar transferase yields the protein MFSRWPFARKTCPDPDGRLGAAAPRASGACLALRARRGAIAWLRAVDVLVSAISLLVATTVAGVEGPAAARQTSLSLDATSMLLFAVTLSATACVFPLFALYTETALFHWKPALKAMVKAATAVLLVLVAGAALLRPPLVTPAFLATYWLMSCLGGLAVRLIGRRLLFLTEAQGIVARRTLIVGTGKRAQEIARDMLDHPGHGFRFCGFVADGFEVPPPLPRPEKFALVADASGLSAYLREHVVDEVLVCLPLVALCGTVDALAAVCEEHGVAMTVVTRLFELPNPRHRPGSHGGEVVVTVSNTLADERELLVKRFLDVTVSATALLVLSPLLVAVWWLVRLSSPGPALFVQERVGLNKRLFRFYKFRTMVRDAESMQAALEAQNETNGATFKMRNDPRITPLGRLLRKTSIDELPQLYNVLRGDMSLVGPRPLPVRDVERIENDWPRRRFGVKPGITCLWQIGGRNSLPFERMMELDIEYVDTWSVAMDLRILAATVPVVLGMRGAY from the coding sequence ATGTTCAGCCGTTGGCCCTTTGCCCGCAAGACCTGTCCCGACCCCGACGGCCGCCTCGGGGCCGCCGCCCCGCGCGCCTCCGGCGCCTGCCTGGCGTTGCGGGCGCGCCGGGGGGCCATTGCCTGGCTTCGCGCCGTGGACGTGCTGGTGTCCGCCATCTCGCTGCTGGTGGCCACCACCGTGGCCGGGGTCGAAGGGCCGGCCGCCGCGCGCCAGACCTCCCTGTCCCTGGACGCCACCTCCATGCTGCTTTTCGCCGTGACGCTGTCGGCCACGGCCTGCGTGTTTCCCCTGTTCGCCCTGTATACCGAAACGGCGCTTTTCCATTGGAAACCGGCGCTCAAGGCCATGGTCAAGGCGGCCACGGCCGTGCTGCTGGTGCTGGTCGCCGGCGCGGCCCTGCTGCGCCCGCCCCTGGTGACGCCGGCCTTTTTGGCCACCTACTGGCTGATGTCGTGCCTGGGCGGGCTGGCCGTGCGCCTGATCGGGCGGCGGCTGCTCTTCCTCACCGAGGCCCAAGGCATCGTCGCCCGGCGCACGCTGATCGTGGGCACGGGCAAGCGGGCCCAGGAGATCGCCCGGGACATGCTCGACCATCCCGGCCACGGCTTCCGTTTCTGCGGTTTCGTGGCCGACGGCTTCGAGGTCCCGCCGCCGTTGCCACGGCCCGAGAAATTCGCCCTTGTGGCCGATGCGTCCGGGTTGTCGGCCTATCTGCGGGAACACGTGGTGGACGAGGTGCTGGTGTGCCTGCCCCTGGTGGCGCTGTGCGGCACGGTGGACGCCCTGGCCGCGGTCTGCGAGGAGCACGGCGTGGCCATGACCGTGGTCACGCGGCTGTTCGAGCTCCCCAACCCCCGCCACCGGCCGGGCAGCCACGGCGGCGAGGTGGTGGTGACCGTCTCCAACACCCTGGCCGACGAACGGGAGCTCCTTGTCAAACGCTTCCTGGACGTCACGGTCTCGGCCACGGCGCTGCTGGTCCTGTCGCCGCTGCTCGTCGCGGTCTGGTGGCTGGTGCGCCTGAGTTCGCCCGGGCCGGCGCTGTTCGTCCAGGAGCGGGTGGGGCTTAACAAGCGGCTTTTCCGGTTCTACAAGTTCCGCACCATGGTCCGGGACGCCGAGTCCATGCAGGCCGCCCTGGAGGCGCAAAACGAAACCAACGGCGCCACCTTCAAGATGCGAAACGATCCGCGCATCACCCCGCTTGGCCGCCTGCTGCGCAAGACCAGCATCGACGAACTGCCGCAGCTCTACAACGTCCTTCGCGGCGACATGAGCCTGGTCGGCCCCAGGCCCCTGCCCGTGCGCGACGTGGAGCGCATCGAAAACGACTGGCCGCGCCGCCGCTTCGGCGTCAAGCCCGGCATCACCTGCCTGTGGCAGATCGGCGGCCGCAACAGCCTGCCCTTCGAGCGGATGATGGAGCTCGACATCGAATACGTCGACACCTGGTCGGTGGCCATGGACCTGCGCATCCTCGCGGCCACCGTGCCGGTGGTGCTTGGCATGCGCGGGGCGTATTAG
- the qrcC gene encoding menaquinone reductase iron-sulfur cluster-binding subunit QrcC: MSGHSKEFPITWGMVIDIDKCTGCGACMASCQTENNIEPQPEASNKLRSTSWMLVYELTNDKAFPNHDIAFLPRPCQQCGNPPCVSVCPVIATDKNEDGGIVSQVYPRCIGCRYCVAACPYHVRYFGWYDPIWPEGMEKTLSPLTSVRPRGVVEKCSFCHHRWNLAKDAARAQGKNPDSLDDGAYVTACVQNCPSGALSFGDLKNPKHKVHELIKSPNAFRLLERLGTNTQVYYISRREWVRKLGDNYLKSE; this comes from the coding sequence ATGTCCGGACACTCCAAGGAATTCCCGATCACCTGGGGCATGGTGATCGACATCGACAAATGCACCGGCTGCGGGGCCTGCATGGCCTCCTGCCAGACGGAAAACAACATAGAACCCCAGCCCGAGGCCTCCAACAAGCTGCGCAGCACCTCGTGGATGCTGGTCTACGAACTGACCAACGACAAGGCCTTTCCCAATCACGACATCGCCTTCCTGCCGCGTCCCTGCCAGCAGTGCGGCAATCCGCCCTGCGTGTCCGTGTGCCCGGTCATCGCCACGGATAAAAACGAGGACGGCGGCATCGTCTCCCAGGTCTACCCGCGCTGCATCGGTTGCCGGTACTGCGTGGCCGCCTGTCCCTACCACGTCCGCTACTTCGGCTGGTACGACCCGATCTGGCCCGAAGGCATGGAAAAGACCCTGTCGCCCCTGACGTCCGTGCGGCCGCGCGGCGTGGTGGAGAAGTGCTCCTTTTGCCATCACCGCTGGAACCTGGCCAAGGATGCCGCCCGGGCCCAGGGCAAGAACCCCGATAGCCTCGACGACGGGGCCTACGTCACCGCTTGCGTGCAGAATTGCCCTTCCGGGGCCCTGTCCTTCGGCGACCTCAAAAACCCCAAGCACAAGGTACACGAGCTCATCAAAAGCCCCAACGCCTTCCGGTTGCTCGAACGCCTGGGCACCAACACCCAGGTCTACTACATCAGCCGTCGGGAATGGGTGCGCAAGCTCGGCGACAACTACCTCAAAAGCGAGTAA
- the qrcB gene encoding menaquinone reductase molybdopterin-binding-like subunit QrcB — protein MGLDRRAFLGLVAGGAVGTMFTPIPWKLLDDVSIWTQNWSWIPRVPKGQVDFVATTSKLCPAGEGLKIMRVAGNPISAAGNPDHPLSRGGVSALARSEVYMLYSPARVKSPLKKSGKGFEPITWEQALIEMADKLGAAKGAVACVSGDGTGTVNEVLSAFVGKLGSAGCFMMPSEATTAAKGVKLMGGAGQAGYDFENADTVLVLGADIFETWGTSTRNRKAFGASRPVGEKPKSTYVYVGPTKNNTASVCDQWIPASAADLGVVALGIAWHLLKAGATSNAPGFDTFKAVVNGGFGPEDVKRATGIAPEVLAGLAKTLAAAKAPLVVTGSPFGQGLGAAPFIAGMALNILLGRINKPGGVYALPELATVVPGALTRAAMLDGDLPAFLKGVAEGKTPAPKALLVYDANPAYGLPEAATMAKALEKIPYKVSFASFMDETAALCDLILPNSLTLERYDDLATPYGSGFCLYSLAVPYQKPVHDTRTAGDVLLTLARKMSVELKFDNFLQVLKEKVATLAKASGGFVAKDVMPWQVAAGKPAPALAGGDLWKALSAGYAWTMVGQVQSNLGFAPEVLAKAVKAGKAPEKTAVLAPYAQLRTGTPTTGIPCQDLTTVPDTELLKETTLVRLNSATAKALGLKKGATVTLSGAGATCEAQVHLFESVMTGVVSAPLGFGHTAFDIYSKGKGANYLSLMAVVEEPGTGLSTWAAAEVKIA, from the coding sequence ATGGGACTTGATCGCAGAGCTTTCCTCGGGCTTGTGGCTGGTGGCGCCGTGGGCACCATGTTCACCCCCATCCCGTGGAAATTGTTGGACGATGTTTCTATCTGGACCCAGAACTGGTCGTGGATCCCCCGGGTTCCCAAGGGCCAGGTCGACTTCGTGGCCACCACCAGCAAGCTGTGCCCGGCCGGCGAGGGTCTGAAGATCATGCGCGTGGCCGGCAATCCCATCTCCGCCGCCGGCAACCCGGACCATCCCCTGTCCCGGGGCGGCGTCTCCGCCCTGGCCCGGTCCGAGGTCTACATGCTCTACAGCCCGGCCCGGGTGAAATCCCCGCTCAAGAAATCGGGCAAGGGCTTTGAGCCCATCACCTGGGAGCAGGCGCTCATCGAGATGGCCGACAAGCTCGGCGCGGCCAAGGGCGCGGTGGCCTGCGTGTCCGGCGACGGCACCGGCACCGTCAACGAGGTCCTCTCGGCCTTCGTCGGCAAGCTCGGCTCGGCCGGCTGCTTCATGATGCCCTCCGAGGCCACCACCGCCGCCAAGGGCGTCAAGCTCATGGGCGGGGCGGGCCAGGCCGGCTACGACTTCGAAAACGCCGACACCGTGCTGGTCCTTGGCGCCGACATCTTCGAGACCTGGGGCACCTCCACCCGCAACCGCAAGGCCTTCGGCGCCTCGCGCCCCGTCGGCGAGAAGCCCAAGTCCACCTACGTCTACGTCGGCCCGACCAAAAACAACACCGCCTCGGTGTGCGACCAGTGGATCCCGGCCTCGGCCGCCGACCTCGGCGTCGTGGCTCTGGGCATCGCCTGGCACCTGCTCAAGGCCGGCGCCACCAGCAACGCGCCCGGGTTCGACACCTTCAAGGCCGTGGTCAACGGCGGCTTCGGCCCCGAGGACGTCAAGCGGGCCACGGGCATCGCCCCCGAGGTGCTGGCCGGCCTGGCCAAGACCCTGGCCGCCGCCAAGGCGCCGCTGGTCGTGACCGGTTCGCCCTTCGGCCAGGGCCTGGGCGCGGCGCCCTTTATCGCCGGCATGGCGCTCAACATCCTGCTTGGCCGCATCAACAAGCCCGGCGGCGTCTACGCCCTGCCGGAGCTGGCCACGGTCGTGCCCGGTGCGCTGACCCGCGCGGCCATGCTCGACGGCGACCTGCCCGCCTTCCTCAAGGGCGTGGCCGAGGGCAAGACCCCGGCCCCCAAGGCCCTGCTGGTCTACGACGCCAACCCGGCCTACGGCCTGCCCGAGGCGGCCACTATGGCCAAGGCCCTGGAAAAAATCCCGTACAAGGTCAGCTTCGCCTCGTTCATGGACGAGACAGCGGCCCTGTGCGACCTGATCCTGCCCAATTCCCTGACGCTCGAGCGCTACGACGACCTGGCCACGCCCTACGGCTCGGGCTTTTGCCTCTACAGCCTGGCCGTGCCCTACCAGAAGCCGGTCCACGACACCCGGACCGCCGGCGACGTGCTCCTGACCCTGGCCCGCAAGATGAGCGTCGAGCTCAAGTTCGACAACTTCCTGCAGGTGCTCAAGGAAAAGGTGGCCACCCTGGCCAAGGCCTCCGGCGGCTTCGTGGCGAAGGACGTCATGCCCTGGCAGGTGGCCGCGGGCAAGCCCGCTCCCGCGCTTGCCGGCGGCGACCTGTGGAAGGCGCTTTCCGCCGGCTACGCCTGGACCATGGTCGGCCAGGTGCAGTCCAACCTCGGCTTCGCCCCGGAAGTGCTGGCCAAGGCCGTAAAGGCCGGCAAGGCCCCGGAAAAGACGGCCGTGCTCGCGCCCTACGCCCAGTTGCGCACCGGCACCCCGACCACCGGCATCCCCTGCCAGGACCTGACCACCGTGCCGGACACCGAACTGCTCAAGGAGACCACCCTGGTGCGGCTCAACAGCGCCACGGCCAAGGCCCTGGGGCTTAAAAAGGGCGCCACGGTGACCCTCAGCGGCGCGGGCGCCACATGCGAAGCCCAGGTCCACCTCTTTGAAAGCGTCATGACCGGCGTGGTTTCGGCTCCCCTGGGCTTTGGCCACACCGCCTTCGACATCTACAGCAAGGGCAAGGGTGCCAACTACTTGTCCCTGATGGCCGTTGTCGAGGAGCCGGGTACCGGCTTGTCCACCTGGGCGGCCGCTGAAGTCAAAATCGCCTAA
- a CDS encoding 3D domain-containing protein — MDQPGNTPSPGEKRTPRLSIALAALALSAVGFAQASVMVRQRLAVLRHDTARLAQEAVMAGDARKRLGALFSIEDEQRRRFTLTATAYCPLCGAEDGQPQPTARGGVVRPGRTVAVSRDLKHLLGRRVLVEGLGVRVVEDLMHPRYSDRLDLCLPDREQALAFGVKRLDMVVLD; from the coding sequence ATGGATCAACCCGGCAACACCCCGAGCCCGGGCGAAAAACGGACACCGCGCTTGTCCATCGCCCTGGCCGCCCTGGCCCTTTCGGCCGTGGGCTTCGCCCAGGCGTCCGTGATGGTGCGGCAACGCCTGGCGGTCTTGCGCCACGACACCGCCCGGCTGGCCCAGGAAGCCGTCATGGCCGGAGACGCCCGAAAACGCCTGGGCGCCCTGTTTTCCATCGAGGACGAACAACGGCGGCGCTTCACGCTCACGGCCACGGCCTACTGCCCGCTGTGCGGCGCCGAGGACGGCCAACCCCAGCCCACGGCCCGGGGCGGCGTGGTGCGCCCGGGGCGCACGGTGGCCGTGTCCCGGGACCTCAAGCACCTGCTCGGCCGCCGGGTCCTGGTGGAGGGCCTGGGCGTGCGCGTGGTGGAAGACCTCATGCACCCCCGCTATTCCGACCGGCTGGACCTGTGCCTGCCCGACAGGGAACAGGCGCTGGCCTTTGGCGTCAAGCGCCTGGACATGGTCGTCCTGGACTGA
- the qrcD gene encoding menaquinone reductase integral membrane subunit QrcD, with product MSFIESEKTWYPEGVTRCGLGKFTGWLGVLGFIGLLGLVSMLWIFYRGIGVTGLDNYFGFGLWITFDLAVIALGAGAFFTGLIRYIIGVDELKNIINLTVIKGFICYSGAMLILSLDVGQPLRAWFGYWHPNVHSMLTEVIFCITCYLMVLIIEYIPLILEQKQLNKIPFLHNLAHQMHVVMPLFAGIGAFLSTFHQGSLGGMYGVMFARPYAFREGFFIWPWTFFLFVLSAIASGPCLTVLICGFMEKVSGRQLTTYRIKSLMAKIGGTMLLIYTVFKYLDTWAWINGVLPKAGLTFDQMFYGLVYGKWLFFTEMVLCLPLPVVFLLTPLRKKPAFMYSGAILACLGVVINRYVFTVQALAQPVLPFTQWQIYTPNWAEWLTSLMVIAYGFIVMSLSYRYLPIFPQEVGLNKK from the coding sequence ATGAGCTTTATCGAATCGGAAAAAACCTGGTACCCCGAGGGCGTCACGCGTTGCGGCCTGGGGAAGTTCACGGGCTGGCTGGGCGTTTTGGGCTTCATCGGCCTGCTCGGCCTGGTCTCCATGCTCTGGATCTTCTACCGCGGCATCGGCGTCACGGGCCTTGACAACTACTTCGGCTTCGGCCTGTGGATCACCTTCGACCTGGCCGTCATCGCACTCGGGGCCGGCGCCTTCTTCACGGGGCTTATCCGCTACATCATCGGCGTGGATGAGCTCAAAAACATCATCAACCTGACGGTCATCAAGGGCTTCATCTGCTACTCCGGAGCCATGCTGATCCTGTCCCTGGACGTCGGCCAGCCGCTGCGGGCCTGGTTCGGCTACTGGCACCCCAACGTCCACTCGATGCTCACCGAAGTGATCTTCTGCATCACCTGCTACCTGATGGTGCTGATCATCGAGTACATTCCGCTGATCCTCGAGCAGAAGCAGCTCAACAAGATCCCGTTCCTGCACAACCTGGCCCACCAGATGCACGTGGTCATGCCGCTTTTCGCCGGCATCGGCGCCTTCCTGTCCACCTTCCACCAGGGGTCGCTGGGCGGCATGTACGGCGTCATGTTCGCCCGTCCCTACGCCTTCCGCGAAGGGTTTTTCATCTGGCCCTGGACGTTCTTCCTGTTCGTCCTGTCGGCCATCGCCTCGGGTCCTTGCCTGACGGTGCTGATTTGCGGCTTCATGGAGAAGGTCTCCGGCCGCCAGCTGACCACCTACCGGATCAAGTCGCTGATGGCGAAAATCGGCGGCACCATGCTGCTGATCTACACCGTGTTCAAGTACCTGGACACCTGGGCCTGGATCAACGGCGTGCTGCCCAAGGCGGGGCTCACCTTCGACCAGATGTTCTACGGCTTGGTCTACGGCAAGTGGCTGTTTTTCACCGAAATGGTCCTGTGTCTGCCCCTGCCGGTCGTCTTCCTGCTGACCCCGCTGCGCAAGAAGCCGGCCTTCATGTACTCCGGCGCGATCCTCGCCTGCCTGGGCGTGGTCATCAACCGCTACGTCTTCACCGTCCAGGCCCTGGCCCAGCCGGTGCTGCCGTTCACCCAGTGGCAGATCTACACCCCCAACTGGGCCGAGTGGCTCACCTCCCTGATGGTCATTGCCTACGGCTTCATCGTCATGAGCCTGTCCTACCGCTACCTGCCCATTTTCCCGCAGGAAGTGGGGCTCAACAAGAAGTAG